One genomic window of Malaciobacter molluscorum LMG 25693 includes the following:
- a CDS encoding fumarate reductase cytochrome b subunit: protein MENVIEAFTGVTPQGKKSRTPAKLDVMLTASGVILALFMIGHMLFVSTILLGKDVMYTVTKMFELEFLFEGGIPAVVSVIVFAITVIFIVHAILGARKFPTSYRAYIRIREHSKMMHHKDTSMWMFQWISGLIMMFAGLVHLFIMFTQPQNIGPFASAYRVVENHMWLLYVVLLICVEIHGSVGLYRAAMKWGWFDGENPKQTRANLMKMKKILSYVFMTLGVVTLAAYIKIGLDHNIAPGEKYQPNTNTIEILKD from the coding sequence ATGGAAAATGTTATTGAAGCATTCACTGGGGTTACACCTCAGGGTAAAAAAAGTAGAACACCTGCTAAATTAGATGTTATGCTAACAGCATCAGGTGTTATCCTGGCATTATTTATGATTGGACATATGTTGTTCGTTTCAACAATTTTGTTAGGTAAGGATGTAATGTATACAGTTACAAAAATGTTTGAACTTGAGTTCTTATTTGAAGGTGGAATTCCAGCAGTAGTAAGTGTAATTGTATTTGCAATCACAGTTATATTTATTGTTCACGCAATTTTAGGTGCTAGAAAATTTCCAACTAGTTATAGAGCATATATAAGAATTAGAGAACATTCTAAAATGATGCATCATAAAGATACTTCAATGTGGATGTTTCAATGGATTAGTGGTTTAATAATGATGTTTGCTGGATTAGTACACTTATTTATTATGTTTACTCAACCACAAAATATTGGACCATTTGCTTCTGCATATAGAGTTGTTGAAAATCATATGTGGTTACTATATGTTGTATTATTAATCTGTGTTGAGATTCATGGTTCTGTTGGATTATACAGAGCTGCTATGAAATGGGGATGGTTTGATGGTGAAAATCCAAAACAAACAAGAGCTAATTTAATGAAAATGAAAAAAATCTTAAGTTATGTATTTATGACTTTAGGTGTTGTTACTTTAGCTGCGTATATTAAAATTGGATTAGATCATAATATTGCACCAGGTGAAAAATATCAACCAAATACAAATACTATAGAAATATTAAAAGATTAA